A genomic stretch from Alphaproteobacteria bacterium includes:
- a CDS encoding LLM class flavin-dependent oxidoreductase → MNKLRFYFFHLMPYPYIPPADEWDSSWVTLSNEYYDPKKGHQLYNEYIDQLVLAEKFGFDGTIVNEHHANYYGTMPSPDVIASFVVSRTSHIPVGIIGNAIPLHGNPLRVAEEIAMLDVISGGRIISGFVRGIGCEYFNNDVTPADSADRFNEAHDLIIKAWTEKGPFTWQGDHYYIPNVNPIPLPMQDPHPPIWIPGQGSLETLKFVAKHKYTYMMIYAPQWFCKMAFDGLRDECSKLGYEAPANMFNAAVPTYVAETDAQAHREAKAHISWIFNSGLKIPDQIFFPPGYMSRKSFRNFTSALAKGKVKPQHKLSYDEMLKEGYIIVGSPETVKNRLGEYCDDVGAGGILNVGSAFGPMPDWMVRKNMQICAEEVIPEFREADGKPDYLREERLMPYTRAEAAKRFGKPDHAAQSRITGLDELVDHRTSHVPEVIDRSKGKKIAAE, encoded by the coding sequence ATGAACAAGCTTCGGTTCTACTTCTTTCACCTGATGCCGTATCCCTATATCCCGCCTGCGGACGAATGGGACTCGAGCTGGGTCACCCTGTCGAACGAGTATTACGACCCAAAAAAGGGGCATCAGCTCTATAACGAATACATTGACCAGCTTGTCCTGGCCGAAAAATTCGGTTTTGACGGGACCATCGTGAACGAACATCACGCCAATTATTACGGCACCATGCCGTCACCGGACGTGATCGCTTCCTTTGTCGTCTCGCGCACATCTCACATCCCCGTCGGGATTATCGGCAACGCGATACCGCTTCACGGCAACCCGCTCCGGGTCGCCGAGGAAATCGCGATGCTGGATGTAATCTCGGGCGGCCGGATCATCTCGGGCTTCGTCCGGGGGATCGGGTGCGAATATTTCAACAACGACGTGACTCCGGCCGATTCGGCCGACAGGTTCAACGAGGCCCACGACCTGATCATCAAGGCATGGACTGAAAAGGGACCGTTCACCTGGCAGGGAGACCACTACTACATTCCCAATGTGAACCCGATCCCGCTTCCGATGCAGGACCCGCATCCGCCGATCTGGATCCCGGGCCAGGGCTCGCTGGAGACGCTCAAATTCGTCGCCAAGCATAAATACACTTATATGATGATTTATGCGCCGCAGTGGTTCTGCAAGATGGCCTTCGACGGATTGCGCGACGAATGCAGCAAGCTCGGCTACGAGGCGCCGGCCAATATGTTTAACGCGGCCGTCCCCACCTACGTGGCGGAGACGGATGCCCAGGCCCATCGCGAGGCCAAGGCCCATATCAGCTGGATCTTCAACTCGGGCCTCAAGATCCCCGATCAGATCTTCTTCCCGCCGGGGTATATGAGCCGCAAGTCCTTCCGCAACTTCACGAGCGCGCTCGCCAAGGGCAAGGTCAAGCCTCAGCACAAGCTGAGCTATGACGAGATGCTCAAGGAGGGCTACATCATCGTGGGCTCGCCGGAGACTGTGAAGAACCGGCTTGGCGAATACTGCGACGATGTGGGCGCCGGCGGAATCCTCAACGTCGGTTCGGCCTTCGGACCGATGCCCGACTGGATGGTGCGCAAGAACATGCAGATCTGCGCAGAAGAGGTCATCCCCGAGTTTCGCGAAGCCGACGGCAAACCCGATTACCTTCGCGAAGAACGGCTTATGCCCTATACCCGCGCGGAAGCTGCCAAACGGTTTGGCAAACCGGACCACGCGGCGCAATCGCGTATTACCGGATTGGACGAGCTGGTCGATCACCGAACGAGCCACGTGCCCGAAGTCATCGATCGCTCCAAGGGCAAGAAGATCGCCGCCGAATAG
- a CDS encoding alpha/beta hydrolase translates to MSYVEVVDKIDIPKPDKAYTEPDWVEVGGIPVAYRRKGSGEPVVFLHGGGYTRRWIPYYEEMSKKVDFIAPEHPGFGETPAPSWFRNFDDLTIHYDEFMDLLGLDKVHLIGFSMGGWAAAEFASFYPKRLKSLTLITPIGLRLLENPGVDLFQLNPSELMDRLFEDKKAQEEWMVDLDDFDEGIQMYSEAAAMARLIWAPRYNLALERRLQRLMCPTLIVGAENDRLIPNEMADRFAEVIPGANLVRKKGTGHEVCLERPEELTTACIDLISGAAR, encoded by the coding sequence ATGAGTTACGTCGAAGTCGTCGATAAAATCGACATCCCGAAACCGGACAAGGCGTATACCGAGCCCGACTGGGTCGAGGTTGGCGGCATCCCGGTCGCCTACCGGCGCAAAGGATCGGGCGAGCCCGTCGTTTTCCTGCACGGGGGTGGCTATACACGGCGCTGGATCCCCTACTACGAGGAAATGTCCAAGAAGGTGGATTTCATCGCGCCGGAGCATCCCGGGTTCGGTGAAACCCCGGCGCCAAGCTGGTTCCGCAATTTCGATGACCTGACGATCCATTACGACGAGTTCATGGACCTGCTTGGCCTCGACAAGGTTCACCTGATCGGCTTCTCCATGGGCGGATGGGCAGCGGCGGAATTCGCCTCTTTTTATCCCAAACGGCTTAAGAGCCTCACCCTGATTACCCCGATCGGCTTGCGCCTGCTGGAAAACCCAGGGGTTGACCTGTTCCAGTTGAATCCGAGCGAGCTGATGGACCGCCTGTTCGAGGATAAGAAAGCGCAGGAAGAATGGATGGTCGACCTGGACGACTTTGACGAAGGCATCCAGATGTATTCCGAGGCCGCGGCCATGGCGCGGCTGATCTGGGCGCCGCGCTACAACCTGGCGCTGGAACGGCGGCTGCAGCGGCTCATGTGCCCGACACTGATCGTGGGCGCCGAAAACGACCGGTTGATTCCGAACGAGATGGCCGATCGCTTCGCCGAAGTGATCCCGGGCGCCAACCTGGTGCGCAAAAAGGGCACCGGCCACGAGGTCTGCCTGGAGCGCCCCGAAGAACTCACCACGGCCTGCATTGACCTGATTTCTGGAGCGGCAAGATGA
- a CDS encoding LuxR C-terminal-related transcriptional regulator, translated as METPIITTSLSPPMSGDALIMRPHLVHRINDASQHKLTVVNAPAGFGKTTLLTSWYQALKRRSEIVGWLSLDEAHNDVTTFLTYLISALRVSLPNFGEVAMTLLRTNLLVAADSVITTLANEMAFLNRNIYIVLDDFHVVTDEDTLAALDQLVHRSTESVHFIIAGRGQLPLPVARLRELRKLLELGPKDLRFSQWEVEALFRDHSSLELERADLVALGDSTEGWAAALQLALIILRDEDDPAAFVKSFSEGHRHVADFLWEDVIGRLPTELRDFLTQTSVLTRLSAPLCDYVLERSDSARRLEDVERRGMFLFPLDEKRAWYRYHHLFAEILKRRLDEERPDAARRLSLRASQWCRDNNQVSEAIHYAIQAEAFDLAGEILNAEGETLIATGQVNTAMQYARRLPDQVLDKFPSLQLDRVWALQLQWQFERADKILGRVAAHLAPDIESGGIQPGLYEKLLHRQFMSAVLHEDMPKAEELTRKWLEMCQTPDPYFEAAARSCLIYARREQFDCGLIESEARVRQGYIQAGADYGAIWHDCIAGPTYVMLGQLDRADESYRKALDVAIKLNGKESAMAAMASLLQASIDYERNDIESARMRVDHYLPFAGGIGLIDKLISGYVTASRVQFHLGKESEADEILFTGEKIADERDLPRLKINLVAERLRQMSGRAEASFIHQAAKPVLDYLARRGHDPAEKCVSTDLTATLAWARVVRNTPENAAAIASLQKWLRFLERREVALPVVQAALALAGALFVAGDRTGAQRAFNQALTRGAHAGFVRTFLDEGPIVARLLEDHAAGGTLATESGNTALLIRTLMTELGDSVPDPSAIENETAATVEALSEREMEILRLVDAGLANQEIANRLGLGYGTVKWYLQQIYGKLGVHRRSAAVHKARSLGFIRH; from the coding sequence ATGGAAACGCCGATTATCACCACCAGTCTCTCGCCGCCCATGTCCGGGGACGCGCTCATCATGCGCCCCCATCTGGTCCACCGCATCAACGATGCCAGCCAACACAAGCTCACGGTCGTCAATGCACCGGCCGGGTTCGGCAAAACCACGCTGCTGACAAGCTGGTATCAGGCGCTGAAGCGACGGAGTGAGATTGTCGGTTGGCTCAGCCTCGACGAGGCCCATAACGACGTCACCACCTTTCTCACTTATCTCATCTCCGCCCTGCGGGTCTCGCTGCCCAATTTCGGAGAGGTGGCCATGACACTTCTCAGGACGAATCTTCTCGTCGCCGCCGATAGCGTGATCACCACGCTCGCAAACGAGATGGCGTTTCTTAACCGCAACATTTACATCGTCCTCGACGATTTTCACGTCGTCACCGATGAGGACACTCTGGCAGCGCTGGACCAGCTTGTTCATCGCTCGACCGAATCCGTCCACTTCATCATTGCCGGACGAGGACAATTACCCCTGCCCGTCGCTCGCTTGCGTGAACTGCGTAAGCTGCTCGAACTTGGACCGAAAGATCTTCGATTCTCGCAATGGGAGGTGGAGGCGCTCTTTCGCGATCATTCCTCGCTGGAACTGGAGCGCGCGGACCTGGTGGCCCTGGGAGATAGCACCGAGGGCTGGGCGGCGGCGCTCCAATTGGCCCTCATCATTCTCAGGGACGAGGATGATCCCGCCGCCTTCGTCAAGTCGTTCAGCGAAGGCCATCGCCATGTCGCGGACTTTCTCTGGGAAGACGTGATCGGCCGGCTGCCGACGGAGTTACGGGATTTTCTGACCCAGACGTCGGTATTGACCCGCCTGTCGGCGCCGCTGTGCGACTACGTTCTCGAGCGCAGCGACAGCGCCCGGCGGCTGGAGGACGTCGAGCGCCGAGGCATGTTCCTCTTTCCGCTCGATGAGAAACGGGCGTGGTATCGCTACCATCACCTGTTCGCTGAAATCCTGAAACGCCGACTCGACGAGGAGCGGCCCGACGCGGCGCGGCGCCTGTCATTGCGCGCCTCGCAATGGTGCCGCGACAACAATCAGGTTTCGGAAGCAATCCACTACGCGATCCAGGCCGAGGCCTTTGATCTCGCCGGCGAGATACTCAACGCCGAAGGCGAAACCCTGATCGCCACCGGTCAGGTCAATACGGCGATGCAGTACGCGCGCCGCCTGCCCGACCAGGTGCTTGACAAATTTCCCAGCCTGCAACTTGACCGCGTCTGGGCGCTGCAGTTGCAGTGGCAGTTCGAGCGGGCCGATAAAATTCTCGGCCGCGTGGCCGCCCATCTGGCGCCAGACATCGAAAGCGGCGGGATCCAGCCGGGTCTGTACGAGAAGTTGCTGCACCGGCAATTCATGTCCGCCGTTCTCCACGAAGACATGCCGAAGGCCGAGGAACTGACGCGTAAATGGCTCGAAATGTGCCAGACCCCCGACCCGTATTTCGAGGCGGCCGCCCGGTCGTGCCTGATTTATGCCCGGCGCGAGCAATTCGATTGCGGGCTGATCGAAAGTGAGGCCCGGGTCCGGCAGGGCTACATACAGGCTGGCGCGGATTATGGTGCCATCTGGCATGACTGTATCGCCGGGCCGACTTACGTCATGCTTGGGCAGCTCGACCGCGCGGATGAAAGTTACCGCAAGGCACTCGATGTGGCGATCAAGCTTAATGGCAAGGAGTCGGCCATGGCTGCCATGGCCTCCCTGCTTCAGGCCAGCATAGATTACGAGCGCAATGACATCGAAAGTGCGCGCATGCGCGTGGATCACTACCTGCCCTTCGCTGGTGGCATCGGCCTTATCGACAAGCTTATCAGCGGATACGTTACAGCCTCGCGCGTCCAATTCCATCTGGGCAAGGAAAGTGAGGCCGACGAGATCCTCTTCACGGGCGAAAAGATCGCGGATGAAAGGGATCTCCCACGGCTCAAGATCAATCTCGTGGCCGAGCGGCTGCGCCAGATGAGCGGACGCGCCGAAGCATCCTTTATCCATCAGGCCGCGAAGCCGGTTCTCGATTACCTCGCCCGGCGCGGCCACGATCCGGCCGAAAAATGTGTCAGCACCGATTTGACCGCCACGCTCGCCTGGGCCCGGGTCGTCCGCAATACGCCGGAAAACGCCGCCGCCATTGCCAGTCTCCAGAAATGGCTCCGGTTTCTTGAAAGGCGGGAAGTGGCGCTGCCCGTTGTGCAGGCGGCCCTGGCACTGGCGGGCGCGCTGTTCGTCGCAGGCGACCGGACGGGCGCGCAACGCGCCTTTAACCAGGCGCTGACACGCGGCGCCCATGCCGGATTTGTGCGTACCTTTCTCGACGAGGGGCCGATCGTGGCACGGTTGCTCGAGGATCACGCTGCGGGCGGCACGCTGGCGACCGAGTCCGGAAATACCGCCCTGCTGATCCGGACGCTGATGACCGAACTGGGCGACAGCGTGCCGGACCCGTCGGCCATCGAGAATGAGACGGCGGCGACGGTCGAGGCCTTGAGCGAACGGGAAATGGAAATCCTGCGCCTGGTCGATGCCGGACTGGCAAACCAGGAGATCGCCAACCGACTCGGCCTCGGCTACGGCACGGTCAAATGGTACCTGCAGCAGATCTACGGCAAACTCGGCGTCCATCGTCGCTCTGCTGCGGTGCACAAAGCCCGGAGCCTCGGCTTCATCCGCCATTAG
- a CDS encoding ketopantoate reductase family protein, whose product MGDLTVAIVGAGATGGYLAARLARSGVDVALYARGESLRTVSERGLHIRGPGDLDIKVRPARVLSLEDADTPADLTLFCVKGYDTGAVAPGIGRVIGETGRILCLQNGVHNEDILSRLFGRDRVLPGVLYIGAERTGPGDITCSSPPRVVFGTQGMGSDDLRAAILSMFESAGIECSYDAEILASKWQKFIFNCGLNPLTTLTARRLGFLLAHAQGEKLFLELVDEAIAAGRAAGAPLRPDVRERVIEVGHRMDISSSMAEDLAVGNAIENEAFSGHVCRLGEAHNVPTPVTRVFYDILAMADPAMSPPEDQT is encoded by the coding sequence ATGGGTGATCTGACGGTTGCAATTGTGGGTGCCGGTGCTACCGGCGGCTATCTCGCCGCCCGGCTCGCCCGGAGCGGCGTGGATGTCGCGCTTTACGCGCGCGGAGAAAGCCTCAGAACGGTATCGGAACGGGGGCTGCATATCCGCGGTCCGGGCGACCTGGACATCAAGGTTCGGCCGGCGCGCGTGCTGTCGCTGGAAGATGCGGACACGCCGGCCGACCTCACCCTTTTCTGCGTCAAGGGGTACGATACCGGGGCCGTGGCGCCGGGAATCGGGCGGGTGATCGGCGAGACGGGGCGGATTCTCTGTCTGCAGAACGGTGTCCACAACGAAGACATTCTGTCCCGGCTTTTCGGTCGCGACCGCGTTCTGCCGGGTGTTCTCTATATCGGGGCGGAGCGCACGGGGCCGGGCGACATCACCTGCTCTTCGCCGCCGCGCGTGGTCTTCGGGACCCAGGGTATGGGGAGCGACGATCTCAGGGCGGCTATTCTGTCCATGTTCGAGTCGGCCGGGATCGAGTGCAGCTACGACGCGGAAATTCTCGCGTCGAAATGGCAGAAATTCATTTTCAATTGTGGCCTCAACCCGCTGACAACCCTGACCGCGCGCAGGCTGGGCTTCCTTCTCGCGCACGCCCAGGGAGAAAAGCTTTTCCTCGAGCTCGTCGACGAGGCGATCGCGGCGGGCCGGGCGGCCGGCGCGCCGTTACGGCCGGATGTGCGCGAGCGGGTTATCGAGGTGGGCCACCGGATGGATATCTCCTCTTCCATGGCTGAAGATCTGGCCGTCGGGAATGCGATCGAGAACGAGGCGTTCAGCGGGCATGTCTGCCGGCTGGGAGAGGCGCACAATGTGCCGACGCCCGTTACACGCGTGTTTTACGATATTCTGGCGATGGCGGACCCCGCCATGAGCCCGCCCGAGGATCAGACGTAA
- a CDS encoding nitrilase-related carbon-nitrogen hydrolase, giving the protein MTTVRAAVVQAAPVMFDPDGTLARLADLAADAARLGARIAVFPEAFVSAYPRGLDFGAVIGARSPEGRDQYRRYYDSSVDIPGPHMDRLGEIAKSTGLYLVVGVIERDNGTLYCTVVFFAPDGTYLGKHRKLMPTGSERLVWGFGDGSTMPVIETPYGRLGAVICWENYMPLLRTAMYAKGIQIYCAPTADTRDTWLTTMRHVALEGRCFVLSCCQFQRKSDFPADYPAFADDPPATIKSRGGSCIISPAGEVLAGPDYESEVILTAELDLDDVVRGKYDFDPVGHYARPDVFQLQVNDRPQQAARNLSRAEDGMRWPGGSEADQ; this is encoded by the coding sequence ATGACGACAGTACGGGCGGCAGTGGTGCAGGCGGCGCCTGTCATGTTCGATCCGGACGGCACGCTCGCGAGGCTGGCCGATCTGGCCGCCGATGCGGCGCGCCTCGGCGCCCGTATCGCCGTCTTTCCGGAAGCCTTCGTGTCCGCCTATCCGCGCGGCCTCGATTTCGGCGCTGTCATTGGCGCGCGCTCACCCGAGGGGCGCGATCAGTATCGCCGCTATTACGACAGCTCGGTCGATATCCCGGGGCCGCACATGGACCGTCTGGGCGAGATCGCGAAATCCACCGGGCTCTATCTCGTCGTTGGCGTGATCGAGCGCGACAACGGTACGCTGTACTGCACCGTCGTCTTTTTCGCGCCCGACGGCACCTATCTTGGCAAGCATCGCAAGCTGATGCCGACGGGAAGCGAGCGTCTTGTCTGGGGCTTCGGCGACGGGTCGACGATGCCGGTCATCGAGACACCGTATGGCCGTCTCGGCGCCGTCATCTGCTGGGAAAATTACATGCCGCTGCTGCGGACGGCCATGTACGCGAAGGGAATCCAGATCTATTGCGCCCCGACAGCCGATACGCGCGATACGTGGCTGACCACCATGCGCCACGTCGCGCTGGAGGGGCGCTGCTTTGTTCTGTCGTGCTGCCAGTTCCAGCGCAAGTCGGACTTTCCCGCAGATTATCCCGCCTTCGCCGATGATCCGCCCGCGACCATCAAGAGCCGCGGCGGAAGCTGCATCATTTCGCCGGCGGGCGAGGTGCTGGCTGGCCCGGATTACGAGTCAGAGGTCATCCTGACCGCCGAGCTGGATCTCGATGATGTGGTTCGCGGGAAATACGATTTCGATCCGGTGGGTCATTACGCGCGGCCGGACGTGTTTCAGCTTCAGGTGAATGATCGCCCGCAACAGGCGGCCCGCAATTTGAGCCGGGCCGAGGACGGGATGCGGTGGCCGGGCGGATCGGAGGCGGATCAGTGA
- a CDS encoding acetamidase/formamidase family protein: protein MSEHYLPATPETVRWGSFSAAYPAVLTVRSGDRVTMDCVSGAPEDFPGPPFRILDDHREITEKCRRGPGPHFMTGPVWVEGAEPGDVLEVRVIDIRLRTNWGWNLIRPHRGALPADFPYLKCVHIEIDETMMTAAPPWGGTLHLRPFFGVLGVAPPASYGEISSIEPREHGGNIDLKDLTVGTTLYLPIWNKGALFSAGDGHGMQGDGEVCLTALETCLSGTFELHLRKDLSLDLPEAETPTHVITLAFDPDLDDAATRALRDMIKLITVRTGLSAEDAYRLCSLAADLRVTQVVDGNKGIHCMIEKAILDDLIATRR, encoded by the coding sequence GTGAGCGAGCACTATCTTCCGGCGACGCCCGAGACGGTCCGGTGGGGCAGTTTCTCGGCTGCCTATCCCGCCGTCCTGACTGTGCGCTCCGGCGACCGGGTCACGATGGATTGCGTCTCGGGCGCGCCCGAGGATTTTCCCGGTCCGCCCTTTCGCATTCTCGACGACCATCGTGAGATCACGGAGAAATGCCGGCGCGGGCCGGGGCCGCATTTCATGACCGGTCCCGTCTGGGTGGAGGGGGCGGAGCCGGGTGACGTTCTCGAGGTGCGGGTTATCGACATTCGTCTGCGCACCAATTGGGGCTGGAACCTGATCCGCCCCCATCGGGGCGCGCTGCCCGCGGATTTCCCGTATCTCAAATGTGTCCATATCGAAATCGACGAGACGATGATGACGGCGGCGCCGCCCTGGGGCGGGACGCTGCATCTGCGCCCGTTTTTCGGTGTTCTTGGTGTGGCACCGCCCGCGAGCTACGGTGAAATCAGCTCCATTGAGCCGCGCGAGCACGGGGGGAATATCGATCTCAAGGATCTGACCGTCGGGACGACCCTTTATCTGCCAATCTGGAATAAGGGCGCGCTGTTTTCGGCCGGTGACGGGCATGGCATGCAGGGCGATGGCGAGGTTTGCCTGACCGCGCTCGAAACCTGCCTGAGCGGCACCTTCGAACTGCATCTCCGGAAAGACCTGTCGCTCGACCTGCCCGAGGCGGAGACACCGACCCATGTGATCACGCTGGCCTTCGATCCCGATCTCGATGACGCGGCAACCCGAGCCCTGCGCGACATGATAAAACTGATCACGGTGCGGACCGGATTGAGTGCCGAAGACGCCTATCGGCTGTGCAGCCTGGCGGCAGATCTCCGCGTGACACAGGTGGTGGACGGAAACAAGGGAATCCACTGCATGATCGAAAAGGCCATTCTCGACGATCTCATCGCCACACGACGCTGA